The DNA segment TCGAAGTACGCCAGCCGTCGTTCCATCGTCTCGGTGTCGTACGCGTCCACGCCGAGGCGCGACGCCGCCACGGTCGCCTCTATCGCGGCGTTGAAGCCCCGATTTATCGTCGGCACGGCCTCGCGCTCGACGGTCGATTCGACCGGGGTAAGCGTCCACTCCTCCCACCGGGTCCCACCGTCCTCGCCCGCGTCCACCCGTTCGACCTCGACCTCGGCCCACGCCGCCGCGCTCTCCAGCACCGGCGCGTCGACTTCGTGAATCGAGAGCGCGCTGTCGACGAACGTCACTGGGTCGTCGACGAACTGGACGTAAGCGCCGCCCTGTCGACGGAAGTTGCGGCGCGTCCGGGTGTTGCCCCACGTCCGGGCGGTGACCGGGTCGCCGTCCCCGTCGGGTGCGTGGAGTCCGAGCGCCGCGGCGTTCCAGCGGTCGTTCGGCCCGAGCGTCGTCACCACCGACTCGGTGACGCCGGCCAGTTCGACCGGCCAGTCACTCCCCGACTCGCCCTCGCTCACACCGACACCTCCCCGCGTTCGAGCGCGACGAACAGCGCCGCCGCCGCGATGTCGGCGGTCGTCCCGGGATTGACGCCGTCGGCCACGAGCGAGTCGGCGAACGCCGCCAGCAGTTCGGCGTCGCCTTCGAGCGCCTCCTGGGCCCGGACCCGGACGCTCTCTGCGACCTTCTTGCCGTGCTGTTTCGCGACGAGAGTGTCGGGTTTCCGCGAGAGGAGTTCGAGGTAGACCCGGGCGCCGCGGGCCGACAGCGGACCGTCGAGGTCGGCGAGGCGGTCGACCGCCCAGAAGGTGCGCTCGAACCCGTTCGTCCACTCGGCCGCCACGTCGTCCTCGTCGGCGCCGAGCGCGAGCACGTCCGAGAGGGTGACGCCCCGCTCCTTGACCGCCGGAATCGCGTCGCTACCCCGGCGAACGTCGAGCGCCTCGGCGTCTTCCGGTGGGTCGTCGACGAACACGTTCACGCGGTCGAACGCCCGGTAGAAGTTCGCGGCGTCCTCGACGGTGGTGTCCTCGACCACCGCGGTCGCTGCTTTCGGAGTGAGTTTCTCGTCGCCGCTCGTGCGCGCCGCGGCGCGCACGAGCGGCACGAGCAGGAGGAGCGCGCCGAACTGGGTGTTGCCGCCCTCCTGACGGCTCATCCCGGCGACCGCGCGCTCGAAGGCCTCGCCGACCGACGCGCCCTCGGCGGCCGCCCGCAGGCCAGCGCCCGACCCGACCGAGCCAGCGAGGAAGTGCTCGAACCGGAGGTCGGGGAAGTCCCGCTCGCGGTCGACGTTGCCGGGTTTCGGCGTCCCGGCGACTTCGAGCAGGAGCGCTAGCTGGGCGTTCTCTGCGGGGCCGAAGTCGGCGTCTGCGGGCGGGTTCACGGCGACACCTCCGGTCGCTCGGCGGCGAACCAGTCCTCGGTCGCGTCCCGAACACGACCGAGGACCGCGGGGTCGTCGCTCGGGCGGCCGACGCTCACCGCGTCGGCGCCGTAGGCTAGATACTCCCGGACGGTCGCCTCGTCGCGGACGCCGTTGTTGGCGACGACGAAGAGGTCGGCCGCATCGGCGACCTCGGCCACGACTCCCTCGGAGTCCATCGCGTCGACGTGGAGCACCCGCCCGCCCGCGTCGGCGACGACGCGGGCGGTTTCGGCGAGGTCGACGCCCGGCACTTCGGCACGAACCTTCACGCTGACGTCGGCGCCTTCGTCGGCCGCGGCCCGGACTTGCTCGGCAAGGCGGTCGGAGTCCCGGAGAAGGCCCTCGCCGGCGCCCGCGGCGCACATCTCGTCCTGCCGGCAGTGGGCGTTTATCTCCAGGACTGCGCCACGTTCGGCGCAGACGCGGGCGACCTCGCGGACCGGCTCGGGTGAGGCCGCACGGACGTTGAACCCCGGCCGGAGGTCGACGTCGGCGTCGGCGAGCGCGGCGAGTTGGCGGTCGACGAACGCGACGGGGTCGGCGGGCAGGAACTCCTCGCGGTCCCGGTCGACCATCTCGCGAGCGGCCTCGCGGGTCGGTTCGTCGAGCGCGATGCCGCCGAGGAACGCCGCGCCGACGTGTTCGTCGGCCGCGGCGGCCCACTCGGCGTCCGACCGCCCGCTGAGGCTGGCGAGCGCGACTCTGGGTTCGAACACTCAGACCACCTCCAGGGCGTCGGCGACGGCGCGCGCGACCCGCTCGGCGTCGCCGATGTCGTTCATCTCGGTGTCGGTCCTGACGACCGGTCGGTCGAGGTCGGTGCCGTCGTCGTCGTCCAGCACGAAGGCGTCGGCGAAGGAGTAAGCCTCGGCGACGCCCGCGGTCGAGGGGTCGAGTCCGACGCCCTCCATCAGTTTCGCGGCCGGCCCGGAGAACACCCGGTCCTCGACGAACGGCGAGACGGCGACGACCGTCGCGGCGTCGAGGGCGTCCCGGAGGCCGTCGACCGCCAGCATCGGGCCGATGCTCGTCACGGGGTTCGAGGGGCCGACGACCACCGGCCCCTCGCGAATCGCCCCGACCGCGGCCGGCGATGGGTCGGCCGACTCGCCGCCGCGGAACTCCACGTCCTCGACGTCGGGTTCTCCGCGGCGGCCGACCCAGAACTCCTGGAAGTGCATCTCGCCCTCCGGCGTGTGGACGATGGACGCCACGGGGTCGTCGCTCATCGGCACCACGTCGACCGCGGCGTCGAAGGCGTCGGCGAGGAGGCGTGTGACCTCCGTGAGCGAGCGCCCCTCGTCGAGCAGGCCGGTCCGGGTGACGTGGACCGCTCGGTCGCGGTCGCCGATCTCCATGAACTCCGCCACGCCGGAGAAGCGACGCCACCGGGCGATGCGCCGGCCCGACACTTGGGCGTCTTCGGGGAGATAGCGCGGACCGGGGTCGAGGCCCGCCGCGTCGGCCAGGGCGGCGAGTTCGTCGTGGGTTTCGGTGGTGTCGTCGGCGATACCCCACCAGCGCTCGCGGTCGAGCAGGCCGCCCTGCTGGAAGAGGACGGTGTCGATGTCGGGGCAGACGAGCAGGCCGCCGAGTTCGACGTCGTCGCCCGTGTTTCCGACGACGGTGGTGTCGGCCGTGTCGAACGCCGCCGTCGCGCCCTCCAAGAGCTTGGGGGTGCCGGTGCCCCCGGAGAGAAACGTGACCATACGCCGAGGTGCGGGTTCCGCGGGGTAAATGCTTGCGTTACCCGACCCGATTTCGCGCTCGCGTTACGTCGACCGGTTTCGCCACGTCTCGGTGTGGAGGACGACGTACGCGCTCTCGGGGTCGACGCGGTAGACGTACGCGACGTTCCTGTCGAGGTTGACGGTCACCTCCATCCGCACCAGCGTCCCGTTGGCGGGGACGTACCGGTAGACGTCGAGGCCGGGTTCGTCGCCGTTCGGCACGGCCGACTCGTCGTACGACAGCGCCAGCGACCGGACCCGGAGTTCGTCGCCCGGCGGCCGAACCCCGACGACCGCCGACGCCCGGGCCTCGCGGAACCGCTCGGCGTTGGCGGCCGAAACGCCGGCGGTCCGGCGTTCGATTCGGAGGGCGTCGACGGCCGACTTCGGACCGGAGACGATCACGTCGACGCCAAGCGACTCGTTGCCCACCGTCTCGACCACGTGACGGGTCGGGTCGGCGGTCGTCGTCGGCCGCGATGCGAGCGCGTCCTTCGCCTCGCCGAGCCACGAGGGCGCTTGCACGTCGGTCGAACCGACGTCCTCGTAGGCGAATCGCACGGCGAACGTTCGGTTCACCCCGTCGACGTCGGCCTCGACGCGGTAGGTGAACTTCCGCACCAGCCCCGAACCGTCGACGTAGGCGCATGCGTCGAGCGCGGTGACGTCCTCGGGGTCGAACCGGGTGACGTTCGCGTCGGGGTGTCGGACCTGGCTCAGGGAGGTGGCGGCGTAGACGCGAACCCGTTCGCCGTCGAGCGTCGTCGCGCCGTCGGCTTCGAACTCGAACGCGTCGACCACCGTCTCGGCCGACCGGTTCCGGTAGGCCTCGACGGCGTAGTCGTCGCCGGGTCGGTGGTACTTCACGGTGTCCCGCCCCGAGAGTTCGGTCCGGCCGTAGCGGTCGCCGGACGGCGACACGTACCTCGTCTCCGTTATCGTGCCGGCCGTCGTTTCGCGGAGGAACAGTTCGCCGTCGGCGTCCACGCGCGCCGTCCGGTTCAACGACAGCGTCTCCGTGGTGCCGTCGACCGACGAGGACAGCGACGCCGACCACCGACGGGTGAAGCTCTCGGCCGCCGCGAGCGCGTCGGCGTGGTCGGCGGCCAGTCGCCGGCCCGACGCCGAACCGTTCGCTCGGACCGCGGTCGTCGCCGTCGACGACGGCGACGACCCGGCGGTTTCGACCGTCGGCGTCGCGGTCGTCGTGTCCGTCCGGCCCGTCCCGCCGGTGCACCCCGCGAGGACGAGGCAGACGACGAGCATCGGTACAAATCTGCGTCTCGGACTCATCGACCGATTCGTCTCGCCCGCCGGACAAGTAACCGCGGGGCGAGTATCACCGGCGAGAATCCCGCGTCCGTCGGTTTTTATACGAAGGCGACGAAAACTGTAACATGAAGACCATCAAGGACAGCGTCCACGACCACATCGAGGTCGACGGCGTCGCTCGCGCCTTGCTGGACGCCCCTGCGGTCCAGCGACTCCGCCGCATCAAGCAACTCGGCCCCGCCCACCTCGTCTACCCCTCCGCGAACCACACCCGGTTCGAACACAGCCTCGGCGTGTACCACCTCGCCTGCGAGGCGCTCGCCCACCTCGGCATCGAGGGCAAGCGCGCGAAACGCGTCAAGGCTGCCGCCATCCTCCACGACGTGGGCCACGCGCCCTACAGCCACTCCATCGAGGACGTCCTCCACCGACACACCGGCAAGTACCACGACGACGTCCACGACATCCTCGCCGGGCAGGCGGTCGGCGACGTACTCCGGGACCACGACCTCGACCCCGACAACGTCGCCGACCTCATCGCTGGAGAGGGGAAACTCGGCCAGGTCGTCGCGGGCGAACTCGACGTCGACCGGATGGACTACCTCGTCCGGGACGCCCACCACACCGGCGTTCCGTACGGCACCATCGACCACTCCCGACTGGTCCGGGAACTCACCCTCATCGACGGCGAACTCGTCCTAGCGGAGGGCAACGTCCCGACCGCAGAGAGTCTGCTGCTCGCCCGCGCGCTGATGAACCCCACCGTCTACAACCATCACGTCACCCGCATCGCCCGGAGCGTCCTCCAGCGGGCGAGCGAGCGCCTCATCGCCGACTCGGACGTGACCGCCGAGCAACTCCGGCGGATGGACGACCACGACATGTTCGCGGCGTTCCGCCGGACGCCCGAAACCGCCGAGTACGCCCGACGGCTGAGCGACCGCGACCTGTTCAAGCGGGCCGTCTGGGCGGAACTGGGCGACGTGCCCGAGGAGGTGCTGACCGCCGACCACGACGCGATTCGGGCCTTCGAGCGCGACGTCGCCGACCGGGCGGGCGTCGACGAGGCCGAAGTCGTCCTGGACGTGCTCGGCCGGCCGACCATGACCGAATCCTCGACCCGTGTCATCGTCAACGGCGAGATTCGGCGCCTCGACCAGCAGTCGGCGCTGGTTTCGGCGCTCCGGGCCGTCCAGCGCGAGCAGTGGCGACTCGGCGTCTACGCGCCCGCCGAGAAGACCGACGTCGTGGGCCACGCCGCCGAGGACGTGCTCGGACTGGCGACCGACGGCGCGCTGGTCAGCGAGATTCGCACCCCCGGCACCCGGACGACGCTCGACGAGTTCTAACCGGAGCCGTGACGTTCGCGACGGACCGAGCTTTTTGCCGAGCGCGAGCGCACGTTCTGCCGACATGGAGACGTTCCGCAACGACACGCTCGCGAAACTCGACGACGGCGAACCGGTCCGGGGCGCGTGGCTCGCCTCGATGAGTCCGCGGGTCGCGGAGGTGCTCGCGCGGACCGACCTCGACTGGGTCGGCCTCGACGCCGAACACACGCCCGCGTCGGCCGAACGCATCGAATCCGCCGTCCGGGCGATCGGCGACGCCGCCACGCCCGTCGTCCGACTCCCGTCGGTCGAGGCCGCGGTCGACGGCGTCTGTAAGCGCGCGCTCGACTCCGGCGTGCAGGGCGTGATGATACCCGACGTCCGAACGCCCGAGGACGTCGAGCGCGCCGTCGGGGCCGCAAAGTTCCCGCCGGCGGGCGAGCGGGGCGTCGCCGGCACGACCCGGGCCAACGGGTACGGCGCGGCGTTCGACGAGTACGTCGAGCGGGCGAACGACGAGACGTTGGTCGCGATACAACTCGAATCGCGGGAGGTGATAGAGCGCGCCGACGAGTTGCTCGCGGTCGAGGGCGTCGACGTCGCGTTCGTCGGCGAGAACGACCTCTCGGCGTCGCTCGGCCACCCCGGCGAAACCGACCGCTCCGACGTGGTCGAGGCGGTCGACGCGGTGTTCGAGGCAGCACAGACGAACGGCGTCCACCCCGGAATTGCGGGACGGACTCCCGAGGACATCGCCGAGCGCGCCGACCGTGGGTTCCGGTTCTTCCTGCTCGGTGCGGACGTGAAGTTCCTGCGGGACGGACTCGAACCCTTCTTCTCGGGGTGAACCGCTCCGGAGGAGTGGGAAGCGCGACCGCACGGTGTCGGCCGGTCGAAACGCACCTCACTTTCGGCAGGCGTCACTTTCCTCCTGCGGTGAGTACCAGCAGTTGCGCCGCGAGCGAACGCAGTGAGCGAGCGGGCCAAGGAACCGTCGAAGAGGACGCCGAAGGCGTCCGACGAGGCGGTGACGCGGTGCTTTTGGTCCAGCTTTTGCCAGGGAGGAAACGCCGCTCCGCGGCGTTTCCGACCGCAGCAAAAGGTGGGGGTTCAAGGAGGCCCGAGCGCATGCTGGACATATGATAGTCGAGGGCACCGTCGTCCGCGGCCCCGAGTTCGAACCGGTCGAGGGACGGGTCGTGGTCGAGGACGGCGAAATCGCCGCGGTCGAGGAGGCCTCGGTCGACTCCTCGAAGGTCGTCCTGCCGGCGTTCGTCAACGCGCACACCCACATCGGCGACTCCATCGCCAAGGAGGCCGGCGGCGGCCTGAGCCTGGACGAACTGGTCGCGCCGCCCGACGGCCTGAAACACCGACTCCTCCGGGCGGCCTCCCGCGAGGAGAAGGTCGAGGCGATGCGGCGGTCGGTGCGGTTCATGCGGACGACCGGAACGAGTTCGTTCATGGAGTTCCGCGAGGGCGGCGTCGAGGGCGTCTACGCGCTCCAGGAGGCGGTCGACGGACTCGACGTCGAACCGGTCGTCCTGGGCCGCGAGACGGTCGACGCGATGGAAGCGGGCGACGGCTTCGGCGCGAGCGGCGCGCGCGACGCCGAGTTCGGCCGGGAGCGAAACGCCACCGCGAAGGCGGACAAACTGTTCGGCATCCACGCCGGCGAGCGCGACCCGACCGACATCAACCCCGCGCTCGACCTGAATCCGGACTTCCTGGTCCACGTGGTCCACCCCGAACCGCTCCACCTCGAACGCATCGAGGACCGCAGCGTGCCGGTCGTGGTGTGCCCGCGCTCGAACCTGGTGACCGGAGTCGGCACGCCGCCTATCGCGGAACTGGTCGACCGAACCACCGTCGCGCTCGGCACCGACAACGTGATGCTGAACAGTCCGTCGATGTTCCGCGAGATGGAGTTCGCGTCGAAACTCGCCGACGTGTCGGCCCGCGAGGTGCTCCGGATGGCGACGTACAACGGCGCGCGCATCGCCGGACTGAACTGCGGCGTCGTCGAGGAGGGCATGGACGCGAAGCTCCTCGTGCTGGACGGCGACTCCGACAACCTCGCCGGCGCTCAGGACGTGGTCCGGGCGGTCGTCCGGCGGGCGGGCGCCAGCGACGTCGAAGACGTAATCCTGTAGGCTCGCCGTCGGCTTCCGGGTCGGCGCACGGCGAACAGTTAAGGTGCGCGATATGCTACTAGTTATCGAGCCACATGTACGACCGGATACTCGTGCCGACCGACGGTTCGGCCGAGACGGAGCGGGCGGTCGCCCACGCCGCCGACCTGGCCACCGCGCACGACGCGGAACTGCACGCCGTCTACGTCGTCGACGCCGCGACGTTCGCGGGCCTGCCGATGGAGGCCTCGTGGGACGGCATCACCGAGACGCTCCACGGGGAGGGCGAGGCGGCCCTCGAGCGGGTCGAATCGATCGCCGACGACCGCGGCGTCGCGGTCACCACCCACCTGTTGGAGGGGTCGCCGAGCAAACGCATCGTCCAGTGGGCCGAAGGCGAAGACTGCGACCTCGTGGTGATGGGCACCCACGGTCGCGGCGGCATCGACCGACTGCTCCTGGGGAGCGTCGCCGAGCGCGTCGTCCGGGCCTGCAAGGTCCCGGTGCTGACGGTCCGGGTCGGCGACGACGAGGAGACGCCGACGGCGAGCGAGGCGAGCGCCGAAACCGAATCCGCCGTCGTCGAGTGAGTCAGGCCGGGCGAAGGTGCTCGCAGTCGCCCGCGAGGACCCAAACCTCTTCTCCGTCGTCCGTCTCGACCACGAGCGCGCCCGGCGAAACCACGTCGACGGCCTCGCCGACGACCGCACCGTCGGCGGTTTCGACCCGCACGCGCTGGCCGAGCGTCGCCGACCGCTCTCGCCAGGCGTCCAGAATCGAATCGGGGTCGCCCCGGAGTTCGTCGAACCGCTCCAGCAGTCGCTGGACGAAGATTCGGCGGTCCACATCGTCTTCATGCTCTCCGTCGCTCTCGCTCCGAGCGGAGCGCCGCGCGCGGCGCTCCGCTCGGAGACTGGTCGCGCCATCGGGGAGTGCCTCGGCGTCCAGGTTGGCGTTGACGCCGATTCCGACGACGACCCACGAGACGCTGTCGGCCTCGCCCTCCATCTCGGTCAGGACGCCCGCGAGTTTTCGGCCGCCGCGCTCGCCGGTGTCACCCACTAGAACACCGTCGGACCGAAGGTCCGACGAGCCCTCGTTCGGTCCACTCACGAGAACGTCGTTCGGCCACTTGATTTCGGCGGGGACGCCCGCCTCCCGGGCGGCGTCGGCGACCGCGACGGCGGCCGCTAAGGTCAACAGTGGCACGCGGGCGGGCGGCAGGGCCGGCCGGAGGACGAGACTGCACCAGACGCCGCCGCGCGGCGACGACCACTCGCGGTCGAGTCGACCCCGGCCGCCGGTCTGCTCGTCGGCCAGCACGGCGACGTCGCCCGCGCTCGCGACCGCGAGTTCGCGAGCGCGGGCGTTCGTGCTGTCGACCGAGTCGTGGTATTCGACGTCGAACGGCGCGTCCAGACCGAACTCGACCGCCGCCTCGCCGTACTCCGGGACGGCCGCCAGCGCGTAGCCGTCGGCCCCGCTCTCGACCTCGAAGCCGGCGTTGCGGAGCGCCTCGACGTGCTTCCAGACCGCGTTACGCGAGATTCCGAGCCGGTCGGCGAGCGCCGGTCCGGTGACGGGACCGTCGGCCAGGGCGGCGAGGACGGCCCGGCGAGTGTCGTTCATGGCCGCGAGTACCACCGGTCGGAACAAGAATGGCTTGCTTCCGCCGCGCTCGCGGTGCGTCCGTCGGCGACGGTTCGTCCCCGGCCGCGGCCCTCGTCACCCGGGCATCTCGGCGGCCGCGTCGAGGAGGTCCTCGACCTCTCGCCGGTCGATTTCGAGTTCCGTGGTTTCGGTCTCCTCGTCGTAGGCGACGATGCCGGCGCTCGCCAGTTGCGGGAGGTGGACGTGGTACAGCGACGCGTGGGCCTTCTCGTACTCGCGTTCGGAGTCGTCGGGCGACGAGAGGTGGTCGGCGATGTCCGAGACGGAGGCCCGCCGGTCGCGTTCGAGCAGATAGTCGACCGTCTCGCGGCGGTCGGCCTCCGAGAGCGCGTGAAGCATCTCGTCGGTGATCGCGGTCGTCTGTGCGTCGGCTTCGGTCAGTCCGGTGTCGGCTATCGTGCGTTCGTCACTCATGGTATCGGGGAGCTGGTGTGTTCGTCGACGAGAGCGGTGGTCGAACGAGTGTACCCCAACCTCGCACGGAAGTCCAGTAAGGATTGAGCATGAATAAAGAGGCGATTTAAGTACCGACCGGGCGTCTCGGCGGGCGAGCGCCGACCGTCCCTTGACTACGAAAGCGACGTCGGCCGTACCGCCGTCGACGGCGGGTCGGCCGATTCGCGGCGGTTGGCCGCCAATCGGCCGGAACGGGAAATCGACAGATGAGAAAATCGACCGGGAAAGAGAGTCGGCCGAATCAGTCGATGACGATGAGCACGTCGCCCATGTCTACGCTGTCGCCCTCGGAAACCGCGACCTGGGTGACCGTGCCGCCGCGGTTGGCGACCACGTCGTTCTCCATCTTCATCGCCTCTAGCACGCAGACGACGTCCCCGGAGGCCACCTCGTCGCCCTCCTCGACCTTCACGTCGAGGATGGTGCCCTGCATCTCGGCGGTGACGCTCTCGCCTTCACCCTCGGCGGCGGCGGTCTCCTCGCTCCCGCCGTCGCCGCCCGCAGGCTGAGGCTTCTGGCCACCACTTGCGCCGGCGTCCCCGACGGGAATCGCGGCCGCGCCGCGCTCTTCGAGGTCGACCTCGAAGCGCTTGCCGTTGACCTCGACGGTGAACTCACGCTCGACGACCTCCTCGTCGTCGCCGGCCGTCGACTCGGTGTCGGTGCCCCACTTCTCCTGGGCCTCGTCGATGCGCTCGGGGTCGAGCGTGTGGTCGAGGTACTTCGTGGTGTGGGTGCCGGTCACGAACGCCTCGTCGGTCAGCATCAGGCGGTGGAACGGGACGATGGTCGGGATGCCCTGGATGTCGTACTCGGCGAGCGCACGCTTCGACCGGGCGATGCACTCCTCGCGGTCGGAGGCGTGAACGATGAGTTTCGCGATCATCGAGTCGTAGTCGGTCACGAGGTCGTCGCCCTGCCGGAGCGCGTCGTCGACGCGGACGCCGATGCCGCCCGGCGGGTCGTAGGTCGTGAGTTTGCCGCCGGTCGCGGGCGCGAAGTCCTCGGCGGCGTTCTCGGCGTTGATGCGGAACTCCATCGCGTGGCCCTCCAGTTCGACGTCGTCCTGGGCGAAGGCCAGTTCCTCGTCGGCGGCGACCCGGACCTGCCACTTCACGATGTCGATGCCGGTCAGCATCTCGGTGACGGTGTGCTCGACCTGGATGCGGGTGTTGACTTCGAGGAAGTAGAAGTTCGCGTCGGTCCCGAGGAGTTCGCCGTCCTCGCGGTCCGGGTCGTCCTCCACGAGGAACTCGAAGGTGCCGGCGTTGTAGTAGCCCGCGGCGTCGGCGCCCCGGCGGGCCGCCTCGCCGATCTGCTCGCGGAGTTCGTCGGTCAGTGCGGGCGACGGCCCCTCTTCGATGACCTTCTGGTGGCGGCGCTGGAGCGAGCAGTCCCGCTCACCGAGGTGGCGGACGTTGCCGTGGTGGTCGGCGATGATCTGGACCTCGATGTGGCGGGGGTTCTCGAGGTAGCGCTCGAGGTAGACGTTGGCGTTGTCGAAGTACGCCTCGCCCTCGCGCTTGGCGGATTCGAGTTGGTCCTCGGCCTCCTCGGGGCCGCGGACGACCTTCATGCCGCGGCCGCCGCCGCCGCCCTCGGCCTTGATGGCGACCGGGTAGCCGTGCTCGTCGCCGAACTCCTTGACTTCCTCGGGGTCCTCGACGGGGTCGGTCGTCCCCGGGACGATGGGCACGTCGGCCTCGCGCATCGTCTTACGGGCCTTGGTCTTCTCGCCGAGTTGCTCCATCGAATCGCTGGTCGGGCCGATCCACTGGACGCCGTCGGTCGCTTCGACGGCCGCGGCGAACTCGGCGTTCTCCGCGAGGAAGCCGTATCCGGGGTGGATGGCGTCGGCACCGGCCTTCTGGGCGGCCTCGATGACCGCGTCGTGGTCGAGGTACGAGTCGGCCGCGCGGGCCGGTCCGACGTTGTACGCCTCGTCGGCGTAGCGGACGTGTCCGGAGTCCTTGTCGGCCTCGCTGTAGACGGCGACGGTGTCGATGCCCAACTCCTCGCAGGCTCGCATGACGCGAACCGCGATTTCACCTCGGTTGGCGACCAGAACCTTGTCGAACATTCGTACGGGAACATATTCCAGAAGGCTACCTCATTCTGTCGGTTCACGCCAACTGAACCGAGACGTTCGTCCACTTCGAATTCGGAGTCGGTTGACCGGCCCGGAAAGCCCCGAGATGCGGGACGCGAAGCGCGGACTGTGAGGGCGTGAACGCGTGACGTGCGACGCCAAACCGCGACAGGGCGCGAGGAATCCGACGAGACCGAAACCCGGGACAAAGCACTTACCGGCCCGCCGAGGAGGTCGAACCAACGACGGTCAAACGATGACGAGACGACTCCGAATCGGCGGCGCCGGCGCGCTGAGTGGCGGCGCTCTGCTCGCACTCGTCCCCGCGCTGGACGGCGCGTACCCTGGATACGTCGCCGCCGTGGCGCTGGCGTCGCCGCTGTTGCTCGTCGGCGCGACGGCGCTCTACCTTGAACATCGAACCGTGCTGAGTCACCCCGAGGAGGTCGGTTTCGGCGCACTCGCGCTCGGTCTGCTCGTAGTGACCGCGGCGGCCGTCGTCTACGCGGCGGCCGGCGGCGGAAGCGTCGCGGTCGGTTTCGTCGTCGGACTCC comes from the Halorussus vallis genome and includes:
- a CDS encoding DUF447 domain-containing protein, whose translation is MSEGESGSDWPVELAGVTESVVTTLGPNDRWNAAALGLHAPDGDGDPVTARTWGNTRTRRNFRRQGGAYVQFVDDPVTFVDSALSIHEVDAPVLESAAAWAEVEVERVDAGEDGGTRWEEWTLTPVESTVEREAVPTINRGFNAAIEATVAASRLGVDAYDTETMERRLAYFESVGRKCGDDRVQEAFARLRDHIERDSQ
- a CDS encoding triphosphoribosyl-dephospho-CoA synthase — encoded protein: MNPPADADFGPAENAQLALLLEVAGTPKPGNVDRERDFPDLRFEHFLAGSVGSGAGLRAAAEGASVGEAFERAVAGMSRQEGGNTQFGALLLLVPLVRAAARTSGDEKLTPKAATAVVEDTTVEDAANFYRAFDRVNVFVDDPPEDAEALDVRRGSDAIPAVKERGVTLSDVLALGADEDDVAAEWTNGFERTFWAVDRLADLDGPLSARGARVYLELLSRKPDTLVAKQHGKKVAESVRVRAQEALEGDAELLAAFADSLVADGVNPGTTADIAAAALFVALERGEVSV
- a CDS encoding tRNA-dihydrouridine synthase produces the protein MFEPRVALASLSGRSDAEWAAAADEHVGAAFLGGIALDEPTREAAREMVDRDREEFLPADPVAFVDRQLAALADADVDLRPGFNVRAASPEPVREVARVCAERGAVLEINAHCRQDEMCAAGAGEGLLRDSDRLAEQVRAAADEGADVSVKVRAEVPGVDLAETARVVADAGGRVLHVDAMDSEGVVAEVADAADLFVVANNGVRDEATVREYLAYGADAVSVGRPSDDPAVLGRVRDATEDWFAAERPEVSP
- the cofD gene encoding 2-phospho-L-lactate transferase, whose protein sequence is MVTFLSGGTGTPKLLEGATAAFDTADTTVVGNTGDDVELGGLLVCPDIDTVLFQQGGLLDRERWWGIADDTTETHDELAALADAAGLDPGPRYLPEDAQVSGRRIARWRRFSGVAEFMEIGDRDRAVHVTRTGLLDEGRSLTEVTRLLADAFDAAVDVVPMSDDPVASIVHTPEGEMHFQEFWVGRRGEPDVEDVEFRGGESADPSPAAVGAIREGPVVVGPSNPVTSIGPMLAVDGLRDALDAATVVAVSPFVEDRVFSGPAAKLMEGVGLDPSTAGVAEAYSFADAFVLDDDDGTDLDRPVVRTDTEMNDIGDAERVARAVADALEVV
- a CDS encoding DUF7537 family lipoprotein translates to MLVVCLVLAGCTGGTGRTDTTTATPTVETAGSSPSSTATTAVRANGSASGRRLAADHADALAAAESFTRRWSASLSSSVDGTTETLSLNRTARVDADGELFLRETTAGTITETRYVSPSGDRYGRTELSGRDTVKYHRPGDDYAVEAYRNRSAETVVDAFEFEADGATTLDGERVRVYAATSLSQVRHPDANVTRFDPEDVTALDACAYVDGSGLVRKFTYRVEADVDGVNRTFAVRFAYEDVGSTDVQAPSWLGEAKDALASRPTTTADPTRHVVETVGNESLGVDVIVSGPKSAVDALRIERRTAGVSAANAERFREARASAVVGVRPPGDELRVRSLALSYDESAVPNGDEPGLDVYRYVPANGTLVRMEVTVNLDRNVAYVYRVDPESAYVVLHTETWRNRST
- a CDS encoding HD domain-containing protein gives rise to the protein MKTIKDSVHDHIEVDGVARALLDAPAVQRLRRIKQLGPAHLVYPSANHTRFEHSLGVYHLACEALAHLGIEGKRAKRVKAAAILHDVGHAPYSHSIEDVLHRHTGKYHDDVHDILAGQAVGDVLRDHDLDPDNVADLIAGEGKLGQVVAGELDVDRMDYLVRDAHHTGVPYGTIDHSRLVRELTLIDGELVLAEGNVPTAESLLLARALMNPTVYNHHVTRIARSVLQRASERLIADSDVTAEQLRRMDDHDMFAAFRRTPETAEYARRLSDRDLFKRAVWAELGDVPEEVLTADHDAIRAFERDVADRAGVDEAEVVLDVLGRPTMTESSTRVIVNGEIRRLDQQSALVSALRAVQREQWRLGVYAPAEKTDVVGHAAEDVLGLATDGALVSEIRTPGTRTTLDEF
- a CDS encoding HpcH/HpaI aldolase family protein — protein: METFRNDTLAKLDDGEPVRGAWLASMSPRVAEVLARTDLDWVGLDAEHTPASAERIESAVRAIGDAATPVVRLPSVEAAVDGVCKRALDSGVQGVMIPDVRTPEDVERAVGAAKFPPAGERGVAGTTRANGYGAAFDEYVERANDETLVAIQLESREVIERADELLAVEGVDVAFVGENDLSASLGHPGETDRSDVVEAVDAVFEAAQTNGVHPGIAGRTPEDIAERADRGFRFFLLGADVKFLRDGLEPFFSG
- a CDS encoding amidohydrolase family protein codes for the protein MIVEGTVVRGPEFEPVEGRVVVEDGEIAAVEEASVDSSKVVLPAFVNAHTHIGDSIAKEAGGGLSLDELVAPPDGLKHRLLRAASREEKVEAMRRSVRFMRTTGTSSFMEFREGGVEGVYALQEAVDGLDVEPVVLGRETVDAMEAGDGFGASGARDAEFGRERNATAKADKLFGIHAGERDPTDINPALDLNPDFLVHVVHPEPLHLERIEDRSVPVVVCPRSNLVTGVGTPPIAELVDRTTVALGTDNVMLNSPSMFREMEFASKLADVSAREVLRMATYNGARIAGLNCGVVEEGMDAKLLVLDGDSDNLAGAQDVVRAVVRRAGASDVEDVIL
- a CDS encoding universal stress protein; its protein translation is MYDRILVPTDGSAETERAVAHAADLATAHDAELHAVYVVDAATFAGLPMEASWDGITETLHGEGEAALERVESIADDRGVAVTTHLLEGSPSKRIVQWAEGEDCDLVVMGTHGRGGIDRLLLGSVAERVVRACKVPVLTVRVGDDEETPTASEASAETESAVVE